Within Synergistaceae bacterium, the genomic segment AGCTGGACTAGTAGTAGAATTCGAAAGAGCCTTCGAAAGAAGGCTTATAGCGTTCACTCCGTCTTCCACTTTGGACGCATGAGAGTTTTTGCCTTGCACCACCAGCTGGTCTCCCTCCCTAACATAGTTAGCTCCAAGTTTATCAAGTTCTGTTTCCAACTCAGGGCTAAAGCCATATTGGGCCTTATCTGGTACTACATTTAAAACATCTCCCAGTTTAAGATCTATTTCAGATCCTGGTCCCTCTAAATATAGGTTTAAAAGCCCTTTTTCTGCATATACAAGGGGGAAACCACTATCTGGAGTAAAGCCCATTATAGGATGTCTTTCTTTTTCTACATAGCTCTCCATGCACTGCCAAGAGGACTCTTCATCAGTGCCATAGATAAATCTAACAGGCATCTTTAGCTCCATACCCTCATCCAAAAGTTCCTTAAGGGCGTGAAAGGCTAATAAAGTAGGACCCTTATCGTCAGAAACTCCCCTGCCGTAAATATAACCTTCTTCCTCAGTCAGTTTAAAGGGGTCGTGTTTCCAGAGATTAATATCTCCCACTGGAACTACATCCAGATGCCCGAGTACTGCAAAATAATCCTCTCCCTGTCCAATCTCAGCATA encodes:
- a CDS encoding Sapep family Mn(2+)-dependent dipeptidase, which gives rise to YAEIGQGEDYFAVLGHLDVVPVGDINLWKHDPFKLTEEEGYIYGRGVSDDKGPTLLAFHALKELLDEGMELKMPVRFIYGTDEESSWQCMESYVEKERHPIMGFTPDSGFPLVYAEKGLLNLYLEGPGSEIDLKLGDVLNVVPDKAQYGFSPELETELDKLGANYVREGDQLVVQGKNSHASKVEDGVNAISLLSKALSNSTTSPALRFISEIVYQGEFANKLLRINEDKISGRASLNLGRVNLSSDKEIIELDMRYPVSFDYKELIEEIRELVATYGLSLEVTSFLPPIYIEREGELVQGLLAAYRKVSGDETEAQVSGGATYARAMKNLVAFGPSFPWSESTEHQPNERVKVEDFVLAFKIYKEAFRMLLGK